GAAGCGTTAAAGTCCGAGTACTTTTCGCCAGCGGATCATAAGAGTCAGTGTTCGTGGAAGGGCGAAGCGCATTATTATGATATAACGGTAGCTGGGCAGACGAATCATGAAGCTGCCTGGTACTATCCTGAGCCGTTAAAAAAAGCGGAACCAATAAAAGGTTATGTGGCTTTTTGGCGAGGGGTAGAGGTAGAGGACTAAAAGCAATCGAAAACTGAGGAGGCGTTAGTGACCTATCAAGCAATTCACCATCCGATGGAAAAGGTGTTTACCGTGGTGTTGGATCAAGGCTATGAAGCCAAAGTGACCTATACCCAAAAAGGCATGGTCTTACACCTTGATTATTCGGAAGTGCCTGAAGCCTTACGCGGTAAAGGTTATGGCGGTATTATGATGGAAGCGGTGTTACACGCGATTGAACAAGAAGGCTTTAAAGTGGTGCCAGAGTGTTCATACATCAAGCATTATATGGAAACCCATAAAGACTGGGCGCACTTAAAAGCAAGTTAAGCAGAACTCTTAAGGTAGCGTGCATATTGTTGACGCAGCTTGGCAAGCTTTGGGTTGATGTAAGTTTTGCAGAAAGGTTTATCGGCATGCTTTAGATAGTATTGCTGGTACTTTTCTTGAT
The Kangiella marina DNA segment above includes these coding regions:
- a CDS encoding GNAT family N-acetyltransferase — encoded protein: MTYQAIHHPMEKVFTVVLDQGYEAKVTYTQKGMVLHLDYSEVPEALRGKGYGGIMMEAVLHAIEQEGFKVVPECSYIKHYMETHKDWAHLKAS
- a CDS encoding DUF427 domain-containing protein — translated: MKAIWNNVVIAESSDTVIVENNHYFPPEALKSEYFSPADHKSQCSWKGEAHYYDITVAGQTNHEAAWYYPEPLKKAEPIKGYVAFWRGVEVED